One genomic region from Hydrogenimonas thermophila encodes:
- the soxB gene encoding thiosulfohydrolase SoxB: MDINRRDFLQIAAALGFLGAGGNLMAGTSKRIDEVTATDIMDFKSVGNVSLLHICDLHAHIKPLYWREPSTLISASNLTGTPGFLCGKSFAEFYGVKPGTLEGYFDTYLNFEELAKKFGKMGGIAYIKTVVDEVRRDRGKDNVLLLDSGDTWQGTAVALKTGGEAIVKAQNYLGVDVMVGHWEFTYGKERVLELIDMLEADFISQNIVDNDPFSDEFEELVFKPYTIKEVGGAKVGIIGQSFPFTSTANPKRFTEGWSFGLRLDTLQEYVDELRKDKKVDCVVLLSHDGFSVDQEVARKVHGIDFILSGHTHDPGPKPITINGTVIIIAGSHGKYVGRLDIDIKNKRVVDYNYKLIPIASNLITPDKKGIELVDALYKPYDKELNQVLGKTKGLLYKRDTFYSTFDALIGEAIHDEMDNEITFTPGYRWGTTLLPGDDILMDNVYEMTAITYPEVYTFELQGARIAQLLEDIADNVFNANPLYQQGGDMSRLTGVTYDIKIGAPSGKRISNLKVNGKPLDPNRNYVVSAWGGNLQSAGKNLRESKIRPVYDITADYIKKKGTVDISRTSNVNVVDVGCGCPKAGGIC; this comes from the coding sequence ACTGCTACAGATATTATGGATTTTAAATCGGTAGGTAATGTATCGCTGTTACACATTTGCGACTTGCATGCACATATAAAACCACTCTATTGGCGTGAGCCTTCTACTCTTATTTCTGCTTCAAATTTAACTGGTACTCCGGGCTTTTTATGTGGCAAGAGTTTTGCAGAGTTTTATGGTGTAAAACCAGGAACTTTAGAAGGTTATTTTGATACTTACCTAAATTTTGAAGAGCTTGCCAAAAAGTTTGGAAAAATGGGAGGTATAGCTTATATAAAAACAGTTGTTGATGAGGTACGCCGAGATCGTGGCAAAGATAATGTACTGTTGCTTGATTCAGGTGATACATGGCAAGGAACAGCAGTTGCACTTAAAACAGGCGGTGAGGCTATTGTAAAGGCTCAAAATTATCTTGGTGTTGATGTAATGGTTGGACATTGGGAGTTTACATACGGAAAAGAGCGTGTACTTGAGCTGATTGATATGCTTGAGGCAGATTTTATCTCCCAGAATATAGTCGATAACGATCCATTTAGTGATGAGTTTGAAGAGCTTGTATTTAAGCCATATACCATTAAAGAGGTTGGTGGAGCTAAGGTAGGCATTATTGGTCAATCATTTCCATTTACATCAACAGCTAATCCAAAACGTTTTACTGAAGGGTGGAGTTTTGGTTTACGCCTTGATACTCTTCAAGAGTATGTAGATGAGCTACGTAAAGATAAGAAGGTTGATTGTGTAGTTCTACTCAGCCATGACGGTTTTAGTGTAGATCAGGAAGTTGCCAGAAAAGTGCATGGTATAGACTTTATTTTAAGTGGACATACTCATGACCCTGGACCTAAGCCGATCACAATTAACGGTACTGTTATCATTATTGCCGGAAGCCACGGCAAATATGTTGGTCGTCTTGATATAGATATTAAGAACAAAAGAGTAGTTGATTATAACTATAAACTAATTCCAATAGCATCAAACTTGATCACACCTGATAAGAAGGGAATAGAGTTGGTTGATGCTCTCTATAAACCTTATGATAAAGAGTTGAATCAAGTACTTGGCAAAACTAAAGGTTTGCTCTATAAGAGAGATACATTCTACTCTACATTTGATGCATTAATTGGTGAAGCAATTCATGATGAGATGGATAATGAGATCACATTTACTCCTGGGTATCGATGGGGAACCACTCTATTACCTGGAGATGATATTTTAATGGATAATGTTTATGAGATGACAGCAATTACATATCCTGAAGTGTATACTTTTGAGTTGCAAGGAGCAAGAATAGCTCAATTGCTTGAAGATATTGCCGATAATGTTTTCAATGCCAATCCTCTATACCAGCAAGGTGGAGATATGAGTCGTTTAACAGGTGTAACTTATGACATTAAGATTGGTGCACCAAGTGGAAAGCGTATCTCCAACTTAAAAGTTAATGGTAAACCGCTTGATCCAAACAGGAATTATGTAGTTTCAGCTTGGGGTGGTAATCTTCAAAGTGCAGGAAAAAATCTTCGTGAAAGTAAGATTCGTCCTGTTTATGATATTACAGCTGATTATATTAAGAAAAAAGGTACTGTCGATATATCTAGAACATCTAATGTAAATGTTGTAGATGTAGGATGCGGCTGTCCTAAGGCAGGGGGTATTTGTTAG